The Bombus pascuorum chromosome 11, iyBomPasc1.1, whole genome shotgun sequence genome has a window encoding:
- the LOC132912214 gene encoding copper homeostasis protein cutC homolog: MEICIDSIESAKNAIGGGATRLEVCSALSEGGLTPTPGFLRLLKVISPLPLYAMLRTRSGNFIYTKEEMDVMLLDLKLLKEHGASGFVFGALTPDNEIDVKSCQDVLSAARPLPVTFHRAFDEVNDPLKSLQILINLGFKRVLTSGQKDTAEEGLELIQKLVQEAQNRIIVMPGSGITKDNILKIKMASGAEEFHASARKMITSHGTNRVKIGANKETCIMVTDKQMVEEMVRTIPVVF, from the coding sequence ATGGAAATCTGCATCGATTCTATAGAATCAGCGAAAAACGCGATCGGAGGTGGCGCAACGAGACTCGAAGTTTGTTCTGCCCTTTCCGAGGGTGGTTTAACGCCCACTCCTGGCTTTTTGCGATTACTTAAAGTCATTTCACCGTTACCACTCTACGCTATGCTTCGAACACGTTctggaaattttatatacacgaAGGAAGAAATGGACGTTATGCTACTGGATTTAAAACTATTGAAAGAACACGGTGCCAGTGGATTCGTTTTTGGTGCATTGACACCGGACAACGAAATTGATGTAAAATCTTGTCAAGACGTTCTTTCTGCTGCTCGACCATTACCAGTGACCTTTCATCGAGCCTTCGACGAAGTCAACGATCCCTTAAAATCcttgcaaattttaataaacctCGGTTTTAAAAGGGTTCTGACTTCTGGCCAGAAGGATACTGCCGAGGAGGGGTTGGAATTAATACAGAAGCTCGTTCAAGAAGCtcaaaatagaattattgtGATGCCAGGTTCTGGTATCACTAAAGataatatcttaaaaataaaaatggcaTCTGGAGCGGAAGAATTTCATGCATCTGCTAGAAAGATGATAACTTCGCATGGTACAAATAGAGTTAAAATTGGCGCTAATAAAGAAACTTGTATCATGGTGACTGACAAACAAATGGTAGAAGAAATGGTTCGAACTATTCCAGTTGTTTTTTGA